In the genome of Methylomagnum ishizawai, the window GATCATCCGCGCCACCCAGGCTGGTTTGCCGCTGACGCCCCGGCCCTACGCGGCCATCGCCGAACAACTGGGCCTCTCCGCCGATGTGGTGATGGCGCGGCTGCGGGCGATGCAGGAACGCGGGGTGGTTCGCCGCATCGGCGCGGTGCCCAATCATTACAAACTGGGCTACCGGGCCAATGGTATGACGGTCTGGGATGTGCCGGATGAATTGATCGACACACTGGGGGCACGGGTCGGTGCCTTGGACGCGGTCAGTCATTGTTACCACCGCCCGCGCCATCGGCCCGACTGGCCTTATAACCTGTTCGCCATGGTCCACGGGCGGACCCGCGACGACGTGGAGCGGGAAACCGCACGCATCGCCGCGCTCTTGGGCGCGGCCAACCGGGGCCATGCCGTGCTGTACAGCACGCGCATCTTGAAAAAGACCGGCTTGCGCATCGGCGATTAACAGAGGTGGCCCCGATTGTTTGAACAAGATTTAAGCCGGGATAAGTGGATACCCTGCTGGGTTAAGCGGCCTTGGGAAGGGCCGGTCGGGGTTTAAAGTAGACCTCATCCGGGGTTTGGCTGTCCAGGCTCGAATGGGGCCGCCGGGTATTGTAGAAATCCAGGTACCGACCGATGGATTCGCGGGCTTCCCGGACCGAGTCGTAGGCTTTGAGGTAAACCTCCTCGTACTTCACCGTCCGCCAGAGGCGTTCGACGAAGACGTTGTCGCGCCAGGAACCCTTGCCGTCCATGCTGATGCGGATGTTCCGGCCCGTCAGCACCTCGATGAACTCCCCGCTGGTGAACTGGGAACCTTGGTCGGTGTGGACGATATCCGGCGGGCCGTAGCGGCGCAGCGCCTCCTCCAGGGCCTCGACGCAGAAGCCCGCGTCCATGGCGACCGATACCCGATGGGCCAGGGCCTTGCGGCTGGCCCAGTCGAGGACCACGCACAGGTAGACGAAGCCCCGTGCCATCGGGATGTAGGTGATGTCCAAGGCCCAGACCGCGTTGGGCCGGTCGATGGTCAGGCCGCGTAGCAGATAGGGATAGACCTTGTGGGCCGGATGCCTCTGGGTGGTTTTGGGACGCCGGTACAGGGCTTCGATGCCCATGCGGGCCATCAGCGTGGCCACATGGCGGCGTCCGACCCGGAAGCCTTCCCGGTTCAGGGTGTCGCGCAGCAGCCGGGCGCCCATGAACGGGTGTTCCAGGTGCAACGCGTCGATCCGCCGCATCAGCGCGAGGTCCGACTCCGGCACCGGCTTGGGCGCGTAGTAGGCGCCGCCCCGGCTGATGCCCAGCAATTCCGCCTGTCGGGTCAGGGAAACATCGTGGTCCCGGTCGATCATCGCTTTGCGCTCAGCTTTCCGGCCTTGCTGAGCGCGCCGGATAAAAAATCGATCTCCAGCGCCTGTTGGCCGATCTTGGCGTGCAGGGCTTTGAGGTCCACGGCGGGTTCGCTTTTGTCGTTCTCGCCACCGAACACGCTGGCGGCCCGTTCCAGAAGTTGGCTCCGCCACTCACCGATCTGGGTCGGATGGATATCGAATTCCTGCGCCAACTCGGCCAGGGTCTTTTCGCCCCGCAGGGCCGCCAGGGCCACTTTGGCCTTGAAACTCGCTGAATGGTTGCGGCGTGGTCGTTTGCTCATCGTATGCTCCAGTCCATCGGCGTTGCCCACGCCGTCAGGGAGCAGTTTATCCACTTAGCCGACTGTTCAGATTTCCGAGACCACCTCTAACCCCCCATGTTCCGCATCACCCAATACATCGCCGAACTGCTGAATCCCCCGGTGGAACCGCCCCCCGCCGCGCCGCGCCGCCGGGTCATGCCCGGACCTGTGGTGATCTGGAACCTGATCCGCCGCTGCAATCTGGCCTGCAAGCATTGCTACACCACTTCGGCGGACATCGATTTCCCCGGCGAACTCGATACCGATGCGGTCTTCGCGGTGATGGACGACCTGAAGGCGTTCCGGGTGCCGGTGTTGATCCTGTCCGGCGGGGAACCGCTGCTGCGGCCCGATATTTTCGCCATCGCCCAACGCGCCAAGGCCATGGGTTTCTATGTGGGCCTGTCCAGCAACGGCACCCTCATCACCGAACAGAACATCGCCGCCATCGCCGCCACCGGCTTCGACTACGTGGGCGTCAGCATCGACGGTATGGGCAAGACCCACGACGATTTCCGCCAGAGTCCCGGTTCCTTCGAGCGTTCGCTGCATGGCGTCCGGCTCTGTCGCGAACGGGACATCAAGGTCGGCCTGCGCTTCACCCTGACCCGTGACAACCACGCCGACCTGCCCGCCCTGCTGGACCTGATGGAACGGGAAGGCGTGGACAAGTTCTATCTCTCCCACCTCAACTACGGCGGTCGCGGCCACCGCAACCGCAAGGACGACGCGGTGTTCGCCACGACCCGCGCCGCCATGGACCTGCTGTTCGACACCTGCCTGGCCCGGCTCCGGGCGGGACGACCCGCCGAATTCGTCACCGGCAACAATGACGCCGATGGGGTTTATTTGCTGCATTGGGCGAGCAAGCGCTT includes:
- a CDS encoding IS3 family transposase (programmed frameshift) → MSKRPRRNHSASFKAKVALAALRGEKTLAELAQEFDIHPTQIGEWRSQLLERAASVFGGENDKSEPAVDLKALHAKIGQQALENRFFIRRAQQGRKAERKAMIDRDHDVSLTRQAELLGISRGGAYYAPKPVPESDLALMRRIDALHLEHPFMGARLLRDTLNREGFRVGRRHVATLMARMGIEALYRRPKTTQRHPAHKVYPYLLRGLTIDRPNAVWALDITYIPMARGFVYLCVVLDWASRKALAHRVSVAMDAGFCVEALEEALRRYGPPDIVHTDQGSQFTSGEFIEVLTGRNIRISMDGKGSWRDNVFVERLWRTVKYEEVYLKAYDSVREARESIGRYLDFYNTRRPHSSLDSQTPDEVYFKPRPALPKAA
- the ahbB gene encoding siroheme decarboxylase subunit beta, coding for MQDRDAIDEIDRQIIRATQAGLPLTPRPYAAIAEQLGLSADVVMARLRAMQERGVVRRIGAVPNHYKLGYRANGMTVWDVPDELIDTLGARVGALDAVSHCYHRPRHRPDWPYNLFAMVHGRTRDDVERETARIAALLGAANRGHAVLYSTRILKKTGLRIGD
- the nirJ gene encoding heme d1 biosynthesis radical SAM protein NirJ; the encoded protein is MFRITQYIAELLNPPVEPPPAAPRRRVMPGPVVIWNLIRRCNLACKHCYTTSADIDFPGELDTDAVFAVMDDLKAFRVPVLILSGGEPLLRPDIFAIAQRAKAMGFYVGLSSNGTLITEQNIAAIAATGFDYVGVSIDGMGKTHDDFRQSPGSFERSLHGVRLCRERDIKVGLRFTLTRDNHADLPALLDLMEREGVDKFYLSHLNYGGRGHRNRKDDAVFATTRAAMDLLFDTCLARLRAGRPAEFVTGNNDADGVYLLHWASKRFPDQAGRLRARLAQWGGNASGVNIANIDNLGNVHPDTFWWHYRLGNVRERPFSEIWRDVSDPLMAGLKASPRPVQGRCAECAHLDLCNGNTRVRAHQTTGDFWAEDPGCYLADDEIGLQARDR